In the Astatotilapia calliptera chromosome 5, fAstCal1.2, whole genome shotgun sequence genome, one interval contains:
- the eif4enif1 gene encoding eukaryotic translation initiation factor 4E transporter isoform X2 — translation MEKDACVEPKNGEAAVDQPKLAATAPYRYTKEELLEIKELPISNERPECLSEKYDSDGVWDPEKWHASLYPTSERSSPVEGFKKDYMDDRVPLKRRIPDPRERLKEDDLDVVLSPQRRSFGGGCQGNAAPHIRRPISPLENKENDTLRMGGTRRIGSGRIIAARAFEREARAEKEKERERDLKDKRFRRDFGDKRVFSERRRNDSYAEEEPEWFSGGPTSQSETIELIGFDDKILEDDKRKSKRSRKRTESLKEVVECNGGQPEEQDVGLQPTADQEVPHTDVLPEPSAGDFDFNEFFNLEKTMPGLASMIEDVLGEGPASASRFSQWFSSNQSPCSRSSSLRSTPHEELEKLAGLEPRCTSPSRGNASYFAPIQSSECKEKVDILELLHKAKVDLKPLLSTLSANKARLRDSTNSGVVLSLEEVEGEMKGMRLDSEPQRRKVPPAQRGNGTPFMAEHLEEALTGGLSARPRSRDTDMSAFNKLVSSMKASGTLPPHPKTNTNTQTADQAVVTLPDAQVPAQPQKNIFQELLGVRSGSPTQFGNLLSSAEAPVTSAPLRGLLHKGPSLPLFPQRAPSPEYFNSRLQPPAGFPVGPQPMLPEQFADIHRSISPGSAAQQQVTEMRFHAMRALSIPINQADLEALAFQQDLALHAHHQFQSGYKQPQDKSFRNRPQRLNRSPGPGSQPAGRNSPGSTVTSMLSPSFTPTSVIRKMYATKEKSKDEPSNRSETKDDSAAHSHDGSSSPNLYLEAVDGNVAQSGGVKTSSQTLSSKEQERLRPGSTGHHPPAMVPQGPSSSFPRPVYPVPLLSHVPMVRPPPQLHPVVQRMLAQGIQPQQLGPALVQAGMFPPHDLAQLQGLPPALLGQPLYPLSTTGHPLLPSRASTQMQLAAMQQQLQQQQRPIHPIVPGTQSQSQGPHRTNGSQRHGGSPPLGLAKWFGSDVLEQPLPSMPAKVISVDELEFRP, via the exons TGTCTGGGACCCTGAGAAATGGCATGCCTCATTATATCCCACTTCAGAGCGAAGCTCACCTGTGGAAGGTTTTAAGAAGGACTACATGGATGACAGAGTTCCATTAAAACGAAGAATCCCAG ATCCCCGTGAGCGGTTAAAGGAAGATGACCTGGATGTAGTACTGAGCCCACAGCGACGTAGCTTCGGAGGTGGATGTCAGGGCAATGCTGCCCCTCATATCCGTCGCCCAATCAGCCCcttggaaaacaaagaaaatgatacTCTACGTATGGGAGGGACACGCAGAATTGGCAGTGGACGCATAATTGCTGCCCGTGCCTTTGAGAGAGAAGCTCGTGCAGAGAAGGAAAAGGAGCGTGAGAGAGACTTGAAAGATAAAAGATTCAGG AGAGATTTTGGTGACAAGCGTGTGTTTAGCGAAAGGAGGAGGAATGATTCGTATGCAGAAGAGGAGCCAGAGTGGTTCTCGGGGGGTCCCACCAGCCAGTCGGAGACAATTGAGCTTATTGGATTTGATGACAAAATCCTGGAAGATGATAAACGCAAATCTAAGCGTTCAAGGAAGCGGACAGAATCTTTGAAAGAAG TAGTGGAATGTAATGGCGGACAGCCTGAGGAGCAAGATGTGGGTTTGCAGCCGACAGCTGATCAGGAAGTTCCCCACACTGATGTTCttccagagccttcagctggTGACTTCGACTTCAATGAATTCTTCAATTTAGAGAAGACCATGCCAGGACTGGCCTCT ATGATAGAGGATGTTTTGGGAGAGGGCCCTGCGTCAGCTAGCCGCTTCAGCCAGTGGTTCTCTAGTAACCAGAGTCCATGCAGCCGGTCCAGCAGCTTGAGGTCAACTCCTCATGAAGAGCTGGAGAAACTTGCTG GGCTCGAGCCACGTTGCACGTCCCCCAGCCGAGGCAATGCCTCATATTTTGCACCTATTCAGTCTTCTGAATGCAAGGAGAAGGTGGACATCCTGGAGCTGCTGCATAAGGCCAAAGTAGACCTGAAACCTCTGCTTTCTACGCTCTCTGCCAATAAGGCTCGGCTTCGGGACAGCA CTAATTCTGGAGTTGTACTCTCattggaggaggtggagggagaAATGAAGGGAATGAGGCTAGACTCGGAACCACAGAGACGAAAGGTGCCACCTGCCCAGAGAGGAAATGGAACGCCCTTCATGGCTGAACATTTAGAAGAGGCTTTAACTGGCGGGTTGAGTGCCCGTCCGCGCTCACGTGACACAGACATGTCAGCCTTTAATAAACTGGTCAGCAGCATGAAGGCAAGTGGAACTCTGCCACCTCACCCCAAAACCAACACAAACACT CAAACTGCAGATCAAGCTGTAGTGACACTGCCTGATGCCCAAGTACCTGCACAgccacaaaaaaatatattccaG GAGCTCTTGGGAGTTCGTAGTGGCTCCCCGACGCAGTTTGGCAATCTGCTGAGCAGCGCTGAGGCCCCAGTGACTTCTGCACCTCTACGTGGCCTACTACACAAGGGCCCTTCACTCCCTCTCTTTCCACAGAGGGCACCCTCACCTGAATACTTCAATAGTCGGTTGCAACCTCCTGCAG GATTTCCTGTTGGTCCTCAGCCCATGCTACCAGAACAGTTTGCTGATATACACAGGTCAATCAGTCCTGGATCTGCTGCACAGCAACAGGTTACTGAGATGAGATTTCATGCG ATGAGGGCGCTCTCTATTCCTATTAACCAAGCAGACTTGGAAGCACTGGCATTCCAGCAGGATCTTGCTCTCCATGCCCACCACCAATTCCAATCTGGCTACAAACAACCACAAGACAAGTCTTTCCGAAATAG ACCGCAGCGTCTTAATCGTTCCCCTGGACCAGGCTCTCAGCCTGCTGGAAGAAACTCTCCAGGAAGTACTGTCACCAGTATG TTGTCCCCTTCATTTACACCCACATCTGTGATCCGCAAAATGTACGCAACAAAAGAGAAGAGCAAAGATGAACCTTCAAATCGCTCAGAGACAAAGGACGACTCAGCAGCACATTCTCACGATG GCAGCAGCTCCCCAAATCTATACCTGGAAGCAGTGGATGGTAATGTAGCTCAGTCAGGGGGAGTAAAGACCAGCTCACAGACGTTGTCTAGCAAAGAACAAGAGCGCCTCAGGCCTGGCTCTACTGGACACCATCCACCTGCCATGGTACCTCAAGGACCATCCTCATCTTTCCCTCGTCCTGTCTACCCAGTACCGCTGCTATCCCACGTACCTATGGTGCGCCCTCCTCCCCAGCTCCACCCTGTGGTGCAACGTATGCTGGCACAGGGTATCCAGCCCCAGCAGTTAGGACCTGCTCTTGTGCAAGCAG GTATGTTTCCGCCACATGACCTTGCACAACTTCAAGGCTTGCCTCCTGCCCTGCTTGGACAACCACTGTACCCACTAAGTACAACTGGGCATCCACTTCTACCTTCCAGAGCCAGTACTCAAATGCAGTTAGCAGCAATGCAACAGCAACTTCAACAACAGCAACGACCAA TACATCCCATTGTCCCTGGCACTCAGTCACAGAGCCAAGGCCCCCACCGGACGAATGGCTCCCAGCGACACGGCGGCAGCCCCCCTCTAGGCCTCGCCAAGTGGTTTGGATCAGATGTACTAGAGCAGCCACTCCCCTCTATGCCAGCCAAGGTCATAAGTGTAGATGAATTAGAGTTCCGGCCataa
- the eif4enif1 gene encoding eukaryotic translation initiation factor 4E transporter isoform X4 yields MEKDACVEPKNGEAAVDQPKLAATAPYRYTKEELLEIKELPISNERPECLSEKYDSDGVWDPEKWHASLYPTSERSSPVEGFKKDYMDDRVPLKRRIPDPRERLKEDDLDVVLSPQRRSFGGGCQGNAAPHIRRPISPLENKENDTLRMGGTRRIGSGRIIAARAFEREARAEKEKERERDLKDKRFRRDFGDKRVFSERRRNDSYAEEEPEWFSGGPTSQSETIELIGFDDKILEDDKRKSKRSRKRTESLKEVVECNGGQPEEQDVGLQPTADQEVPHTDVLPEPSAGDFDFNEFFNLEKTMPGLASMIEDVLGEGPASASRFSQWFSSNQSPCSRSSSLRSTPHEELEKLAGLEPRCTSPSRGNASYFAPIQSSECKEKVDILELLHKAKVDLKPLLSTLSANKARLRDSTNSGVVLSLEEVEGEMKGMRLDSEPQRRKVPPAQRGNGTPFMAEHLEEALTGGLSARPRSRDTDMSAFNKLVSSMKASGTLPPHPKTNTNTQTADQAVVTLPDAQVPAQPQKNIFQELLGVRSGSPTQFGNLLSSAEAPVTSAPLRGLLHKGPSLPLFPQRAPSPEYFNSRLQPPAGFPVGPQPMLPEQFADIHRSISPGSAAQQQMRALSIPINQADLEALAFQQDLALHAHHQFQSGYKQPQDKSFRNRPQRLNRSPGPGSQPAGRNSPGSTVTSMLSPSFTPTSVIRKMYATKEKSKDEPSNRSETKDDSAAHSHDGSSSPNLYLEAVDGNVAQSGGVKTSSQTLSSKEQERLRPGSTGHHPPAMVPQGPSSSFPRPVYPVPLLSHVPMVRPPPQLHPVVQRMLAQGIQPQQLGPALVQAGMFPPHDLAQLQGLPPALLGQPLYPLSTTGHPLLPSRASTQMQLAAMQQQLQQQQRPIHPIVPGTQSQSQGPHRTNGSQRHGGSPPLGLAKWFGSDVLEQPLPSMPAKVISVDELEFRP; encoded by the exons TGTCTGGGACCCTGAGAAATGGCATGCCTCATTATATCCCACTTCAGAGCGAAGCTCACCTGTGGAAGGTTTTAAGAAGGACTACATGGATGACAGAGTTCCATTAAAACGAAGAATCCCAG ATCCCCGTGAGCGGTTAAAGGAAGATGACCTGGATGTAGTACTGAGCCCACAGCGACGTAGCTTCGGAGGTGGATGTCAGGGCAATGCTGCCCCTCATATCCGTCGCCCAATCAGCCCcttggaaaacaaagaaaatgatacTCTACGTATGGGAGGGACACGCAGAATTGGCAGTGGACGCATAATTGCTGCCCGTGCCTTTGAGAGAGAAGCTCGTGCAGAGAAGGAAAAGGAGCGTGAGAGAGACTTGAAAGATAAAAGATTCAGG AGAGATTTTGGTGACAAGCGTGTGTTTAGCGAAAGGAGGAGGAATGATTCGTATGCAGAAGAGGAGCCAGAGTGGTTCTCGGGGGGTCCCACCAGCCAGTCGGAGACAATTGAGCTTATTGGATTTGATGACAAAATCCTGGAAGATGATAAACGCAAATCTAAGCGTTCAAGGAAGCGGACAGAATCTTTGAAAGAAG TAGTGGAATGTAATGGCGGACAGCCTGAGGAGCAAGATGTGGGTTTGCAGCCGACAGCTGATCAGGAAGTTCCCCACACTGATGTTCttccagagccttcagctggTGACTTCGACTTCAATGAATTCTTCAATTTAGAGAAGACCATGCCAGGACTGGCCTCT ATGATAGAGGATGTTTTGGGAGAGGGCCCTGCGTCAGCTAGCCGCTTCAGCCAGTGGTTCTCTAGTAACCAGAGTCCATGCAGCCGGTCCAGCAGCTTGAGGTCAACTCCTCATGAAGAGCTGGAGAAACTTGCTG GGCTCGAGCCACGTTGCACGTCCCCCAGCCGAGGCAATGCCTCATATTTTGCACCTATTCAGTCTTCTGAATGCAAGGAGAAGGTGGACATCCTGGAGCTGCTGCATAAGGCCAAAGTAGACCTGAAACCTCTGCTTTCTACGCTCTCTGCCAATAAGGCTCGGCTTCGGGACAGCA CTAATTCTGGAGTTGTACTCTCattggaggaggtggagggagaAATGAAGGGAATGAGGCTAGACTCGGAACCACAGAGACGAAAGGTGCCACCTGCCCAGAGAGGAAATGGAACGCCCTTCATGGCTGAACATTTAGAAGAGGCTTTAACTGGCGGGTTGAGTGCCCGTCCGCGCTCACGTGACACAGACATGTCAGCCTTTAATAAACTGGTCAGCAGCATGAAGGCAAGTGGAACTCTGCCACCTCACCCCAAAACCAACACAAACACT CAAACTGCAGATCAAGCTGTAGTGACACTGCCTGATGCCCAAGTACCTGCACAgccacaaaaaaatatattccaG GAGCTCTTGGGAGTTCGTAGTGGCTCCCCGACGCAGTTTGGCAATCTGCTGAGCAGCGCTGAGGCCCCAGTGACTTCTGCACCTCTACGTGGCCTACTACACAAGGGCCCTTCACTCCCTCTCTTTCCACAGAGGGCACCCTCACCTGAATACTTCAATAGTCGGTTGCAACCTCCTGCAG GATTTCCTGTTGGTCCTCAGCCCATGCTACCAGAACAGTTTGCTGATATACACAGGTCAATCAGTCCTGGATCTGCTGCACAGCAACAG ATGAGGGCGCTCTCTATTCCTATTAACCAAGCAGACTTGGAAGCACTGGCATTCCAGCAGGATCTTGCTCTCCATGCCCACCACCAATTCCAATCTGGCTACAAACAACCACAAGACAAGTCTTTCCGAAATAG ACCGCAGCGTCTTAATCGTTCCCCTGGACCAGGCTCTCAGCCTGCTGGAAGAAACTCTCCAGGAAGTACTGTCACCAGTATG TTGTCCCCTTCATTTACACCCACATCTGTGATCCGCAAAATGTACGCAACAAAAGAGAAGAGCAAAGATGAACCTTCAAATCGCTCAGAGACAAAGGACGACTCAGCAGCACATTCTCACGATG GCAGCAGCTCCCCAAATCTATACCTGGAAGCAGTGGATGGTAATGTAGCTCAGTCAGGGGGAGTAAAGACCAGCTCACAGACGTTGTCTAGCAAAGAACAAGAGCGCCTCAGGCCTGGCTCTACTGGACACCATCCACCTGCCATGGTACCTCAAGGACCATCCTCATCTTTCCCTCGTCCTGTCTACCCAGTACCGCTGCTATCCCACGTACCTATGGTGCGCCCTCCTCCCCAGCTCCACCCTGTGGTGCAACGTATGCTGGCACAGGGTATCCAGCCCCAGCAGTTAGGACCTGCTCTTGTGCAAGCAG GTATGTTTCCGCCACATGACCTTGCACAACTTCAAGGCTTGCCTCCTGCCCTGCTTGGACAACCACTGTACCCACTAAGTACAACTGGGCATCCACTTCTACCTTCCAGAGCCAGTACTCAAATGCAGTTAGCAGCAATGCAACAGCAACTTCAACAACAGCAACGACCAA TACATCCCATTGTCCCTGGCACTCAGTCACAGAGCCAAGGCCCCCACCGGACGAATGGCTCCCAGCGACACGGCGGCAGCCCCCCTCTAGGCCTCGCCAAGTGGTTTGGATCAGATGTACTAGAGCAGCCACTCCCCTCTATGCCAGCCAAGGTCATAAGTGTAGATGAATTAGAGTTCCGGCCataa
- the eif4enif1 gene encoding eukaryotic translation initiation factor 4E transporter isoform X5, translated as MEKDACVEPKNGEAAVDQPKLAATAPYRYTKEELLEIKELPISNERPECLSEKYDSDGVWDPEKWHASLYPTSERSSPVEGFKKDYMDDRVPLKRRIPDPRERLKEDDLDVVLSPQRRSFGGGCQGNAAPHIRRPISPLENKENDTLRMGGTRRIGSGRIIAARAFEREARAEKEKERERDLKDKRFRRDFGDKRVFSERRRNDSYAEEEPEWFSGGPTSQSETIELIGFDDKILEDDKRKSKRSRKRTESLKEVVECNGGQPEEQDVGLQPTADQEVPHTDVLPEPSAGDFDFNEFFNLEKTMPGLASMIEDVLGEGPASASRFSQWFSSNQSPCSRSSSLRSTPHEELEKLAGLEPRCTSPSRGNASYFAPIQSSECKEKVDILELLHKAKVDLKPLLSTLSANKARLRDSTNSGVVLSLEEVEGEMKGMRLDSEPQRRKVPPAQRGNGTPFMAEHLEEALTGGLSARPRSRDTDMSAFNKLVSSMKQQTADQAVVTLPDAQVPAQPQKNIFQELLGVRSGSPTQFGNLLSSAEAPVTSAPLRGLLHKGPSLPLFPQRAPSPEYFNSRLQPPAGFPVGPQPMLPEQFADIHRSISPGSAAQQQVTEMRFHAMRALSIPINQADLEALAFQQDLALHAHHQFQSGYKQPQDKSFRNRPQRLNRSPGPGSQPAGRNSPGSTVTSMLSPSFTPTSVIRKMYATKEKSKDEPSNRSETKDDSAAHSHDGSSSPNLYLEAVDGNVAQSGGVKTSSQTLSSKEQERLRPGSTGHHPPAMVPQGPSSSFPRPVYPVPLLSHVPMVRPPPQLHPVVQRMLAQGIQPQQLGPALVQAGMFPPHDLAQLQGLPPALLGQPLYPLSTTGHPLLPSRASTQMQLAAMQQQLQQQQRPIHPIVPGTQSQSQGPHRTNGSQRHGGSPPLGLAKWFGSDVLEQPLPSMPAKVISVDELEFRP; from the exons TGTCTGGGACCCTGAGAAATGGCATGCCTCATTATATCCCACTTCAGAGCGAAGCTCACCTGTGGAAGGTTTTAAGAAGGACTACATGGATGACAGAGTTCCATTAAAACGAAGAATCCCAG ATCCCCGTGAGCGGTTAAAGGAAGATGACCTGGATGTAGTACTGAGCCCACAGCGACGTAGCTTCGGAGGTGGATGTCAGGGCAATGCTGCCCCTCATATCCGTCGCCCAATCAGCCCcttggaaaacaaagaaaatgatacTCTACGTATGGGAGGGACACGCAGAATTGGCAGTGGACGCATAATTGCTGCCCGTGCCTTTGAGAGAGAAGCTCGTGCAGAGAAGGAAAAGGAGCGTGAGAGAGACTTGAAAGATAAAAGATTCAGG AGAGATTTTGGTGACAAGCGTGTGTTTAGCGAAAGGAGGAGGAATGATTCGTATGCAGAAGAGGAGCCAGAGTGGTTCTCGGGGGGTCCCACCAGCCAGTCGGAGACAATTGAGCTTATTGGATTTGATGACAAAATCCTGGAAGATGATAAACGCAAATCTAAGCGTTCAAGGAAGCGGACAGAATCTTTGAAAGAAG TAGTGGAATGTAATGGCGGACAGCCTGAGGAGCAAGATGTGGGTTTGCAGCCGACAGCTGATCAGGAAGTTCCCCACACTGATGTTCttccagagccttcagctggTGACTTCGACTTCAATGAATTCTTCAATTTAGAGAAGACCATGCCAGGACTGGCCTCT ATGATAGAGGATGTTTTGGGAGAGGGCCCTGCGTCAGCTAGCCGCTTCAGCCAGTGGTTCTCTAGTAACCAGAGTCCATGCAGCCGGTCCAGCAGCTTGAGGTCAACTCCTCATGAAGAGCTGGAGAAACTTGCTG GGCTCGAGCCACGTTGCACGTCCCCCAGCCGAGGCAATGCCTCATATTTTGCACCTATTCAGTCTTCTGAATGCAAGGAGAAGGTGGACATCCTGGAGCTGCTGCATAAGGCCAAAGTAGACCTGAAACCTCTGCTTTCTACGCTCTCTGCCAATAAGGCTCGGCTTCGGGACAGCA CTAATTCTGGAGTTGTACTCTCattggaggaggtggagggagaAATGAAGGGAATGAGGCTAGACTCGGAACCACAGAGACGAAAGGTGCCACCTGCCCAGAGAGGAAATGGAACGCCCTTCATGGCTGAACATTTAGAAGAGGCTTTAACTGGCGGGTTGAGTGCCCGTCCGCGCTCACGTGACACAGACATGTCAGCCTTTAATAAACTGGTCAGCAGCATGAAG CAGCAAACTGCAGATCAAGCTGTAGTGACACTGCCTGATGCCCAAGTACCTGCACAgccacaaaaaaatatattccaG GAGCTCTTGGGAGTTCGTAGTGGCTCCCCGACGCAGTTTGGCAATCTGCTGAGCAGCGCTGAGGCCCCAGTGACTTCTGCACCTCTACGTGGCCTACTACACAAGGGCCCTTCACTCCCTCTCTTTCCACAGAGGGCACCCTCACCTGAATACTTCAATAGTCGGTTGCAACCTCCTGCAG GATTTCCTGTTGGTCCTCAGCCCATGCTACCAGAACAGTTTGCTGATATACACAGGTCAATCAGTCCTGGATCTGCTGCACAGCAACAGGTTACTGAGATGAGATTTCATGCG ATGAGGGCGCTCTCTATTCCTATTAACCAAGCAGACTTGGAAGCACTGGCATTCCAGCAGGATCTTGCTCTCCATGCCCACCACCAATTCCAATCTGGCTACAAACAACCACAAGACAAGTCTTTCCGAAATAG ACCGCAGCGTCTTAATCGTTCCCCTGGACCAGGCTCTCAGCCTGCTGGAAGAAACTCTCCAGGAAGTACTGTCACCAGTATG TTGTCCCCTTCATTTACACCCACATCTGTGATCCGCAAAATGTACGCAACAAAAGAGAAGAGCAAAGATGAACCTTCAAATCGCTCAGAGACAAAGGACGACTCAGCAGCACATTCTCACGATG GCAGCAGCTCCCCAAATCTATACCTGGAAGCAGTGGATGGTAATGTAGCTCAGTCAGGGGGAGTAAAGACCAGCTCACAGACGTTGTCTAGCAAAGAACAAGAGCGCCTCAGGCCTGGCTCTACTGGACACCATCCACCTGCCATGGTACCTCAAGGACCATCCTCATCTTTCCCTCGTCCTGTCTACCCAGTACCGCTGCTATCCCACGTACCTATGGTGCGCCCTCCTCCCCAGCTCCACCCTGTGGTGCAACGTATGCTGGCACAGGGTATCCAGCCCCAGCAGTTAGGACCTGCTCTTGTGCAAGCAG GTATGTTTCCGCCACATGACCTTGCACAACTTCAAGGCTTGCCTCCTGCCCTGCTTGGACAACCACTGTACCCACTAAGTACAACTGGGCATCCACTTCTACCTTCCAGAGCCAGTACTCAAATGCAGTTAGCAGCAATGCAACAGCAACTTCAACAACAGCAACGACCAA TACATCCCATTGTCCCTGGCACTCAGTCACAGAGCCAAGGCCCCCACCGGACGAATGGCTCCCAGCGACACGGCGGCAGCCCCCCTCTAGGCCTCGCCAAGTGGTTTGGATCAGATGTACTAGAGCAGCCACTCCCCTCTATGCCAGCCAAGGTCATAAGTGTAGATGAATTAGAGTTCCGGCCataa
- the eif4enif1 gene encoding eukaryotic translation initiation factor 4E transporter isoform X1 → MEKDACVEPKNGEAAVDQPKLAATAPYRYTKEELLEIKELPISNERPECLSEKYDSDGVWDPEKWHASLYPTSERSSPVEGFKKDYMDDRVPLKRRIPDPRERLKEDDLDVVLSPQRRSFGGGCQGNAAPHIRRPISPLENKENDTLRMGGTRRIGSGRIIAARAFEREARAEKEKERERDLKDKRFRRDFGDKRVFSERRRNDSYAEEEPEWFSGGPTSQSETIELIGFDDKILEDDKRKSKRSRKRTESLKEVVECNGGQPEEQDVGLQPTADQEVPHTDVLPEPSAGDFDFNEFFNLEKTMPGLASMIEDVLGEGPASASRFSQWFSSNQSPCSRSSSLRSTPHEELEKLAGLEPRCTSPSRGNASYFAPIQSSECKEKVDILELLHKAKVDLKPLLSTLSANKARLRDSTNSGVVLSLEEVEGEMKGMRLDSEPQRRKVPPAQRGNGTPFMAEHLEEALTGGLSARPRSRDTDMSAFNKLVSSMKASGTLPPHPKTNTNTQQTADQAVVTLPDAQVPAQPQKNIFQELLGVRSGSPTQFGNLLSSAEAPVTSAPLRGLLHKGPSLPLFPQRAPSPEYFNSRLQPPAGFPVGPQPMLPEQFADIHRSISPGSAAQQQVTEMRFHAMRALSIPINQADLEALAFQQDLALHAHHQFQSGYKQPQDKSFRNRPQRLNRSPGPGSQPAGRNSPGSTVTSMLSPSFTPTSVIRKMYATKEKSKDEPSNRSETKDDSAAHSHDGSSSPNLYLEAVDGNVAQSGGVKTSSQTLSSKEQERLRPGSTGHHPPAMVPQGPSSSFPRPVYPVPLLSHVPMVRPPPQLHPVVQRMLAQGIQPQQLGPALVQAGMFPPHDLAQLQGLPPALLGQPLYPLSTTGHPLLPSRASTQMQLAAMQQQLQQQQRPIHPIVPGTQSQSQGPHRTNGSQRHGGSPPLGLAKWFGSDVLEQPLPSMPAKVISVDELEFRP, encoded by the exons TGTCTGGGACCCTGAGAAATGGCATGCCTCATTATATCCCACTTCAGAGCGAAGCTCACCTGTGGAAGGTTTTAAGAAGGACTACATGGATGACAGAGTTCCATTAAAACGAAGAATCCCAG ATCCCCGTGAGCGGTTAAAGGAAGATGACCTGGATGTAGTACTGAGCCCACAGCGACGTAGCTTCGGAGGTGGATGTCAGGGCAATGCTGCCCCTCATATCCGTCGCCCAATCAGCCCcttggaaaacaaagaaaatgatacTCTACGTATGGGAGGGACACGCAGAATTGGCAGTGGACGCATAATTGCTGCCCGTGCCTTTGAGAGAGAAGCTCGTGCAGAGAAGGAAAAGGAGCGTGAGAGAGACTTGAAAGATAAAAGATTCAGG AGAGATTTTGGTGACAAGCGTGTGTTTAGCGAAAGGAGGAGGAATGATTCGTATGCAGAAGAGGAGCCAGAGTGGTTCTCGGGGGGTCCCACCAGCCAGTCGGAGACAATTGAGCTTATTGGATTTGATGACAAAATCCTGGAAGATGATAAACGCAAATCTAAGCGTTCAAGGAAGCGGACAGAATCTTTGAAAGAAG TAGTGGAATGTAATGGCGGACAGCCTGAGGAGCAAGATGTGGGTTTGCAGCCGACAGCTGATCAGGAAGTTCCCCACACTGATGTTCttccagagccttcagctggTGACTTCGACTTCAATGAATTCTTCAATTTAGAGAAGACCATGCCAGGACTGGCCTCT ATGATAGAGGATGTTTTGGGAGAGGGCCCTGCGTCAGCTAGCCGCTTCAGCCAGTGGTTCTCTAGTAACCAGAGTCCATGCAGCCGGTCCAGCAGCTTGAGGTCAACTCCTCATGAAGAGCTGGAGAAACTTGCTG GGCTCGAGCCACGTTGCACGTCCCCCAGCCGAGGCAATGCCTCATATTTTGCACCTATTCAGTCTTCTGAATGCAAGGAGAAGGTGGACATCCTGGAGCTGCTGCATAAGGCCAAAGTAGACCTGAAACCTCTGCTTTCTACGCTCTCTGCCAATAAGGCTCGGCTTCGGGACAGCA CTAATTCTGGAGTTGTACTCTCattggaggaggtggagggagaAATGAAGGGAATGAGGCTAGACTCGGAACCACAGAGACGAAAGGTGCCACCTGCCCAGAGAGGAAATGGAACGCCCTTCATGGCTGAACATTTAGAAGAGGCTTTAACTGGCGGGTTGAGTGCCCGTCCGCGCTCACGTGACACAGACATGTCAGCCTTTAATAAACTGGTCAGCAGCATGAAGGCAAGTGGAACTCTGCCACCTCACCCCAAAACCAACACAAACACT CAGCAAACTGCAGATCAAGCTGTAGTGACACTGCCTGATGCCCAAGTACCTGCACAgccacaaaaaaatatattccaG GAGCTCTTGGGAGTTCGTAGTGGCTCCCCGACGCAGTTTGGCAATCTGCTGAGCAGCGCTGAGGCCCCAGTGACTTCTGCACCTCTACGTGGCCTACTACACAAGGGCCCTTCACTCCCTCTCTTTCCACAGAGGGCACCCTCACCTGAATACTTCAATAGTCGGTTGCAACCTCCTGCAG GATTTCCTGTTGGTCCTCAGCCCATGCTACCAGAACAGTTTGCTGATATACACAGGTCAATCAGTCCTGGATCTGCTGCACAGCAACAGGTTACTGAGATGAGATTTCATGCG ATGAGGGCGCTCTCTATTCCTATTAACCAAGCAGACTTGGAAGCACTGGCATTCCAGCAGGATCTTGCTCTCCATGCCCACCACCAATTCCAATCTGGCTACAAACAACCACAAGACAAGTCTTTCCGAAATAG ACCGCAGCGTCTTAATCGTTCCCCTGGACCAGGCTCTCAGCCTGCTGGAAGAAACTCTCCAGGAAGTACTGTCACCAGTATG TTGTCCCCTTCATTTACACCCACATCTGTGATCCGCAAAATGTACGCAACAAAAGAGAAGAGCAAAGATGAACCTTCAAATCGCTCAGAGACAAAGGACGACTCAGCAGCACATTCTCACGATG GCAGCAGCTCCCCAAATCTATACCTGGAAGCAGTGGATGGTAATGTAGCTCAGTCAGGGGGAGTAAAGACCAGCTCACAGACGTTGTCTAGCAAAGAACAAGAGCGCCTCAGGCCTGGCTCTACTGGACACCATCCACCTGCCATGGTACCTCAAGGACCATCCTCATCTTTCCCTCGTCCTGTCTACCCAGTACCGCTGCTATCCCACGTACCTATGGTGCGCCCTCCTCCCCAGCTCCACCCTGTGGTGCAACGTATGCTGGCACAGGGTATCCAGCCCCAGCAGTTAGGACCTGCTCTTGTGCAAGCAG GTATGTTTCCGCCACATGACCTTGCACAACTTCAAGGCTTGCCTCCTGCCCTGCTTGGACAACCACTGTACCCACTAAGTACAACTGGGCATCCACTTCTACCTTCCAGAGCCAGTACTCAAATGCAGTTAGCAGCAATGCAACAGCAACTTCAACAACAGCAACGACCAA TACATCCCATTGTCCCTGGCACTCAGTCACAGAGCCAAGGCCCCCACCGGACGAATGGCTCCCAGCGACACGGCGGCAGCCCCCCTCTAGGCCTCGCCAAGTGGTTTGGATCAGATGTACTAGAGCAGCCACTCCCCTCTATGCCAGCCAAGGTCATAAGTGTAGATGAATTAGAGTTCCGGCCataa